The following are encoded together in the Bacillus cereus group sp. RP43 genome:
- a CDS encoding amino acid ABC transporter substrate-binding protein — protein MKKLFSVLAVTTLAIGIVAGCGKEEKKDTASQDALQKIKQSGELVIGTEGTYPPFTFHDTNDKLTGFDVELAEEVAKRLGVKPVFKETQWDSLLAGIDAKRFDMVANEVGIREDRQKKYDFSSPYISSSAALVIAKDKDKPATFADVKGLKAAQSLTSNYADIAKKNGAEITGVEGFSQAAELLSSGRVDFTINDKLSVLNYLETKKDAKIKIVDTEKEASQSGFLFRKGSDKLVQEVNKALEDMKKDGTYDKITKKWFGENVSK, from the coding sequence ATGAAAAAATTATTTTCAGTGCTTGCAGTAACTACTTTAGCGATTGGGATTGTAGCGGGCTGCGGTAAAGAAGAGAAAAAAGATACAGCTAGTCAAGACGCATTACAGAAGATAAAACAAAGCGGTGAGCTTGTAATTGGTACAGAAGGTACATATCCACCATTTACGTTCCACGATACAAACGATAAATTAACTGGATTTGACGTTGAATTAGCAGAGGAAGTTGCAAAACGTTTAGGTGTAAAACCTGTATTTAAAGAAACGCAATGGGATAGCTTACTTGCAGGAATAGATGCAAAACGTTTCGACATGGTTGCGAACGAAGTTGGTATTCGTGAAGATCGCCAAAAGAAATATGACTTCTCTAGTCCATATATTTCTTCTTCAGCAGCATTAGTTATTGCGAAAGATAAAGATAAACCTGCTACATTTGCTGACGTAAAAGGATTAAAAGCAGCACAATCTTTAACAAGTAACTACGCAGATATTGCTAAGAAAAATGGTGCGGAAATCACAGGTGTAGAAGGATTTAGCCAAGCAGCAGAATTATTAAGTTCTGGCCGCGTTGATTTCACAATCAATGATAAATTATCAGTGTTAAACTATTTAGAAACGAAAAAAGATGCAAAAATTAAAATTGTAGATACAGAAAAAGAAGCATCACAAAGTGGATTCTTATTCCGTAAAGGTAGCGACAAACTTGTACAAGAAGTAAATAAAGCGTTAGAAGATATGAAAAAAGATGGTACGTACGATAAAATAACGAAAAAATGGTTCGGTGAAAATGTTTCTAAGTAG
- a CDS encoding amino acid ABC transporter ATP-binding protein yields the protein MISIQHLQKSFGDNTVLKHIDLSVEKGEVVVIIGPSGSGKTTFLRCLNVLETPNAGNIRIGNKELDFSQKVSKKDIVNLRTQTGMVFQHHNLFPHLTALQNVMEGLITVKKMGKEEAKKKANYFLEKVGLADKVDLYPFQLSGGQQQRVGIARALAMEPEVLLFDEPTSALDPELVQEVLKVMKELAKEGMTMVIVTHEMRFAHQIANRVIFMDGGVVVEQGTPEDVFTNPKEERTKKFLQMLQ from the coding sequence ATGATTTCAATTCAACATTTACAAAAAAGTTTCGGAGATAATACCGTACTAAAACATATAGACTTATCAGTTGAGAAGGGCGAAGTGGTTGTTATTATCGGGCCATCTGGATCTGGTAAAACGACATTCTTGCGTTGCCTCAACGTGCTAGAAACGCCGAACGCTGGTAACATTCGCATCGGTAATAAAGAGCTCGATTTCTCTCAAAAAGTATCGAAGAAAGATATTGTAAATCTTCGTACGCAAACAGGTATGGTATTCCAGCACCATAATCTATTCCCGCATTTAACAGCACTTCAAAATGTAATGGAAGGGCTCATTACAGTGAAAAAGATGGGGAAAGAAGAAGCGAAGAAAAAAGCAAACTACTTCCTTGAAAAAGTTGGTCTTGCGGATAAAGTGGATTTATATCCGTTCCAATTATCAGGTGGACAACAACAGCGCGTTGGAATCGCTCGTGCGCTTGCGATGGAGCCGGAAGTATTACTATTTGATGAGCCAACGTCAGCTCTTGATCCTGAACTAGTTCAAGAAGTTTTAAAGGTTATGAAAGAACTTGCTAAAGAAGGAATGACGATGGTCATTGTAACGCATGAAATGCGCTTTGCTCATCAAATTGCGAACCGTGTTATTTTCATGGATGGCGGTGTCGTTGTCGAACAAGGTACACCGGAAGATGTATTTACAAATCCAAAAGAAGAGCGAACGAAGAAGTTTTTACAAATGTTGCAGTAA
- the sasP gene encoding small acid-soluble spore protein, SasP family, whose amino-acid sequence MANQSSYNQLVVPGATAAIDQMKYEIAQEFGVQLGADSTARANGSVGGEITKRLVAMAEQSLGGFQK is encoded by the coding sequence ATGGCAAACCAAAGTTCTTACAATCAATTAGTAGTACCTGGAGCAACAGCAGCAATCGATCAAATGAAGTACGAAATCGCTCAAGAATTTGGTGTACAATTAGGAGCAGATTCTACGGCTCGCGCTAACGGTTCTGTTGGTGGAGAAATTACAAAACGTCTAGTTGCAATGGCTGAGCAAAGCCTTGGCGGATTCCAAAAATAA
- a CDS encoding amino acid ABC transporter permease, which translates to MFLSSAVVSDRLSTWIDIMQTSFTPMLKEAVFTTIPLTLITFVIGIILATLTALARISGSRILQWIARIYVSIIRGTPLLVQLFIIFYGLPTLNIEVEPYTAAIVGFSLNVGAYASEIIRASILSIPKGQWEAAYTIGMTYPQALKRVILPQATRVSIPPLSNTFISLVKDTSLASLILVTEMFRKAQEIAAMNYEFLIVYFEAGLIYWVICFLLSIVQQILEKRSERYTLK; encoded by the coding sequence ATGTTTCTAAGTAGTGCAGTGGTCTCAGATCGATTGTCTACTTGGATAGATATTATGCAGACTTCCTTCACGCCTATGCTGAAGGAAGCTGTCTTTACGACAATTCCGTTAACGCTTATTACATTTGTTATCGGTATTATACTTGCGACGTTAACAGCGCTCGCACGTATTTCAGGTAGTCGTATTTTACAATGGATTGCTCGTATCTATGTATCTATCATTCGCGGAACGCCACTTCTTGTACAGTTATTTATTATTTTCTATGGGCTTCCAACTCTTAATATTGAGGTTGAGCCATATACAGCAGCAATTGTTGGTTTTTCATTAAATGTTGGTGCATATGCATCTGAAATTATTCGTGCTTCTATTCTTTCTATTCCGAAAGGACAGTGGGAAGCAGCTTACACAATTGGGATGACATATCCGCAAGCATTAAAACGTGTTATTTTACCGCAAGCGACGCGTGTATCTATTCCGCCGCTTTCGAATACATTTATTAGTTTAGTGAAGGATACTTCATTAGCGTCGTTAATTTTAGTAACAGAAATGTTCCGAAAAGCGCAGGAAATTGCGGCAATGAACTATGAGTTTTTAATTGTTTATTTTGAAGCAGGTCTAATTTATTGGGTAATTTGCTTCTTATTATCTATCGTGCAACAAATATTAGAAAAACGTTCAGAACGTTATACTCTAAAATAA